DNA from Labrus bergylta chromosome 3, fLabBer1.1, whole genome shotgun sequence:
AGTGTCTCCATGTAGTCacagtttgaaaagaaaaacactgctgcacctttgaatgtctcatttcacttaaagAAAACGACAACTTCTAGacagtcaaaagtaatatccaccttatgacatcaaacatttccctttttcacTGTTCCTTGAGAGCTGTTTGTGGTAAGGTTAATGGCGTAtccttccatctaccagaaggtccaaACTtaatctttatttcaaaatagtGGCTgggttgaattaaaaaaaagaacttgctGACAGTAAAAAAGATTTGTATTTTGAAtgcgaaataatggaatttcaaacatttgattaATATATGATTTAATATATGATGTATTGCGATTAACTACTGAAATGTAGTGATTAATTGCGAATAGAAACAGCCATACTAAAAACCTTTGATACCAATCTGATTCATTCCTTTTTCACTTCACTTTTTATCCCCATGGTTTTGTACTGAACATTAtgcaaaatgatttatttatataatattcTCTCCATGAAGCAGTTTAGATTATCTGGATTACATAATAAGATGAAATCTTACTTTCTTAATGTTCTTGTTCAAATCTAGTGACTGGACATTTTTTGGAAACCCATGCAAGTTTGATTTATATAGTTTGCCTTTTtcctgattattttttaacattacatGTATTTAAGTTGACCAGTAGAGCAACCTCCAGTATTTTGCACCTACAGCTTTGACTCTCCTGTAACACAAACCTCAGTTGGTGTGTTTTCTGTGATCCTGGCCTCCATAAAGTTGAGCTGCTGGTCAGTATCAGCTGCTCGTCCTAGAGCCTCCTCCACCCTCTGGGTGATGCTCTCCATCCTCAGCCTCACCTGGCTCACCctctgctcgctctctctcactaGCTCGGCCGTCTCCAGGGCGCTGTTCACCATCGCCTCCATTCTCCGGAGGGTCACCAGAAGGCTGTCTGCGCTCACCCGTGGCTGGGTCTGCTCTTGCTCAGAGACTGCTCCACATGAAATGTCTGTGGCCACTGCTGCATCCCTCTGATCCTTCACAACCTTCTCCACCACAGCAACTTCTGGTTCTTCTTTCTCAGTGTTGGTtgccttttcaaaataaagatctCTGATTGCAACTTTTTCAGCAACACACTCCTGAGCAGATCGTAGAGAGGTTTGCAGGTGGAGGACCTGCTCCCTCATATCAGTGATAGTCTGCTCTGCCTTCTGAAGCTTGGCTTGTGTTTCGGAGAGCTCCTGGACTGGCTGGATTTCAATTGTCCGGGTCTTAGCCCCCTTTAGGCTGCGTGCTTTCCACCAGTTCACCACAGCCACTTTCTTGGCCTCTTGACTCTGAGTCTGACTCTGGCTTTGCTTTTGCTCCTTTTGCTCCCAGCTCTTCTGccgctcctccaccttctcccctctctcctcccacacaCAATTGTGTagctccagctcctgcagcctgaAACCACCACCAAAGCTTTATAAACATTTCTTTTACACACTGTTATGTCTGTTGTTACTGAGGGGGCACTAAAACTGCACTTAGCCCTGATAGGGTTTAACACAGAAGATTGTTACTGCTTTAGGTTACGTCATGGTGAGGCCCATAAATTCATGTCACCACCAGACATCCCTTTTACTGGCCAGAGGAAGCTCCTCTGAACAGAGCCTAACATCAAACAATCCAATCCATTACCATAAGAGGAGAaagggaggtaaaaaaaaaaaacacatacacattgaCAAGCTGCTGCTTGATGCTTGCCTGTTGCTGCTGGCGGTGAGGAAAAGGCCTCTCCTGTGATTCAACAGGAGCAGAGTCCTGAGTGTGAGAGAAGACACGAGACagatttacacacaaacatgttattGCATGCCATAGTTGTCATCCACTCTCTACTATCTCCTCACCCTATCTGGATACTTATTGTGCATAAGATGAGCTATTTCTGCAGACTTGATCCGGTGGATGATGCTCTGAATATCATCACTGTGCAGGGATGGGAGGTTTATGTCGTCCAGAGCTCTGTGATGCCTctacagatagatagacagagaTGACAGAGTGGTCAGAGtcaatttaaaacagaaaccaATATATATTTTGAGAGGGAGCATTTCcaacctgctgcatatcctgcATCTCATTCTGTAGAGAGCGGTGGTTAGGAGGATCTCGACTGTAGAGATTCTGAGGGCCAATAAAGTGTCTGTCATacctacagagtacagacaacGCAAACTGAGCTCAGCACTTTACAATTCCTACACATTTCAGTAAAGCACATATGAACTTGCAAATATTTATCTATCTTTATTCAAATGACCTCAAAAGAACTTGGTGTGAATGTTCCTGTAACCTCCTCAGCTCTGACTGCAGACCCTGCAACACCAGAGCAGAGTCAATTAGTGAAATAACAGCTTACATGTACATTCAGAACCACTGAACACAATGGGGGGACTTTACATAGTTCCAAGTCGAGGCTGTTATAAAAGGGACTGATGCGTTTTTCTAATTGTTGTACAAAACATGTCAATCAATTTATTACTTCACATTAGAAACTGGTTTATGTTTATATTGAAAAATATTGGACTGTATCTACACAACTACTTTATACTAAGGGATGTCAAATAATTTCCTAATCCATCTCACAAAGCCTCCTGTACAGTCAAAGTGTCTCTGCTTGATGTCCAACGTACCTCGATCATGTTGTGATTCTCCACATGAGAGTTTTTCATCTTATCCATAAGAATCTCTTTCTACACGGGCACATATATAGgcaaaattaaaatataaaaatttgaacccatttaaaaaaaaaaaaaaaattatcgaATGAAAATAAAGACCAAGACAAACCTTTGTGATTTCTCTGTCCCCCAGCGTCAACATAACCAGGGTTTCCTCAAGTTCGGCCTGTAACATTATGATATTTATTTCTCagttcaagtaaaaaaaaaaaacacaatcctAAGAGTGTTTCTCTGATCGGTACCTACCCTCAAGTCAGCGTTGACCTTCCTCAGTTTATTGATGCTATCTTCAGAACAAGTTCTCTCAAAGGTGAGTTTGTCATTCTGTGAGggcaaattattttttatttaaaaaacaacttctttttttttgggatagAAACTGGGTGAACATTAAAGATCTACAATACCTTGTCTTCAAGCCTGCGAATGTGAACCTTCAGGCACTCAACCTCATTGCTCTAAAGATaaataaagggttaaaaaataaatagttgcCATAACAAAAAGGAATTCATTTGCAACGGGTGTCTAATGTACCAGTTTGGTGCAGCTGGTTTGGGTGCGGCTGGCTCTCTCCTGAGCCTCTTTATATGCCCGACGGGTCTCCTCAAGCTCTTCTGACAAGGATCTGGCTCTTGCCGCTGACCGCTGAGCACTAAAATCACCAAAGATAAGCGACCAGGAAATTAGAAGCAACAGGACATTATTGTTATCATTCGCTAAAAAAGAGTAGACATTTTTTCATATATAGAGGAGCAGTTCTGACTGATCAGTTTCATGTCTGGCTTAATTCTGGACCACAGCTCACCTaatgataatgtttgtttaattacttctgtgtgattgtgttgtttATGCTGTTTACCAAAAAGGAATATTATGAATTATTGTACATGATGTATTATTACTTATTCTATAGGATACCAAACAACCACAGGCAAAGGGACTACTAATGAAATCTGTTTTCAGCTGAACAGTAAACACCTGACTTTTGTTCATTATTAACAGTGTTTAATGTCTTCCAGaatacatttcatattttgtgttaAATGTCTCCTTCACCTGACCAGCTTGGCTCTCAGCTCTGTGATCTCCAGATTGAGCTGCAGGTTGATGTCTTCACACTGAGCCACCGTCCTCAACAGGCTGCTGTTCTGCTCGCTCAGCTTGCGGTGAGCGTGCTTCAGCTCAGCCACCGTGCCTAATAAATCTTTTCCGTCACTGAAGCCAAACAAACAGTTAAGCGgttaagtacaaaaaaaaatgttgataaaggAGGTAAACAAATTCAGTgttaaaaggtttttaaaaaagaagaaaaaaaaaacagaccaggAACACTGAAGGCTATCAGAGGAAGCAGCTTTGGTTTCATAGACAGAAAAATCCAGCTCTAAAAGGAAATCAGGTATTATGAGTTGTTGTTTGAAAGTGATTTGAACAATTTCTCAAAAGTCTGAACAAAGCAGTGATCGCATACCGTTTACAAGAACTTTAGATGAGTTTGGCCATGATACTTGACTGCTATCCACATCAGAACTGAAACACAGGAGGAGGCATTCGTTCTCACAGCTCAcagaaaacaaccacaaactATACACCAACATGTACACAACTTGTTATATACTACTTTAATTATGAACATAAAAGGGGCGCTGgcggcgcagtggttagtgtgcgcgccccatgtatggaggctgtcgtctcaagcgggtgGCTGACATGTAAGGTGGCTCACATcccacccgtggcctctttcctgcatgtcgttccccactctctctccctgatttccgactctatccactgtcctatctctccattaaaggcacaaaagcccaaaaataaatcttagaaaaaattataaacataaaatataatgaaaaaacagaagtcagtggcacactgaaaataacttcacTATATTTTTATTGTGCGCGAACAACACGTTTCACCTGTAGCTTCTTCAGGTTCGCCCAGCACAAACATAATGctttaaaggaaatgaaaatTCACTcttaaaaaacagcagtttcttAAAGATTGTATTGTACTACTCCAGAAAGTACTACATTACAAGTTAAAGTTCACCATTTTAAAATTTCATTTAAGTGAATACGTATAACTATGAATAACAAATGTACTTGAAGTATGAAAAGTGAACGTACTTATGATATAAGAATTGCACTGTTGAGCTTCTTCTATTGCTTATGTCATTTCAGGATATTTAATGATGCTTTGAAATGTAGACAATTGAAATGTTGTCTGGGTGGAGCTAATATTCATAACTTCATATATGGTTGGATTATTAAATTGATTCAAAACCTGTGATGAATTTGAAGGTCATTAGTATCTAAAACTCCTAATGAAATGTAGTGAAGTAAAGCTGTCCTTCTGAATAAGACATGACATACAGAGTGATGCTGGTTTGGTCTCACCTGTCCTGACTGCACTGTGCGATCCACTCCCTCATGCTGACATGAAACTTCTCTCTGCTCACATGTGGGTCCAGACAATCTGGGTCAAGCAGCCGTCGCAGGGCAGCCAGTCTGTCCTGCTCCGGACTCTGATGCGTCATGGTCTGCAGGTACTGTACGATGGTGGAGGCCAACACCTCTCCTACAGACAAGAGGAGAGAAACACAGGAATATTGATTCTAAGTTCTTTTGAGTATTTTATATCCATTTTGTTGAACTCAACACAAGCCTGTGTACCTGTGTTGGAGGTGTTACATGTATTATACATGATGTCAAGGAGTTCATGTTCAGAGAATCCACTTGAGTCTTTATTATCTTCAAGAACCTCCATCGTCCCAGATCCAGGAGAGTCCCACACTAGACGGGTACGGATAATATACAATCATGTACAGggagtaaatataaaacatacttttacttGTTCTACTATCGGTAATTCTATTACTGGCTTGATACTTAGAGAAGAGAACAAAATAACTGCATCACTTACCATCATTGCTGTCAGACATTACGCTTGTTTCTCCTGAATCCTCCTGACTGTAATGTTCCTACATGACCTGATATTTGaataaacatcacaaacatcttTACCGTCTGTGAATTATGTTCATAGacttaaaatcaaataaaacaaacagaaaacaattaaagtcaATTATTATCAAATatgtgaagtaaaaaaaacaaatgtatacaCTTCTCTGCCGAAAAAGATTGCTTAACAAATTATTGTTCAAACCTTATCTCCTGAAATATTTGATTTAGTAAGCACAAATATGAACTTAAAACAGTGCTCAATTAAATAGGCCTAGTGTGCTTTTAAACAACACCACTCTGGTGGTCGGTGAGACTTTTTACCaatcaaatgtaatttaaaaaagagaaaatagtAATATAAAGGAAATCTTACGTCTCAGGCTCGGTCAGttcctctgaaagaaaaacaaggcaAATGTTGAATTAGATACTTCATATTTATGATTGGTCTTCTGGTTTTCCTCTTGATTCACTGTGATGGTTGCACAAGAAGTCTTTAAAAAGTCCTTATGCTTGTTTTCACTGCTTCACATCAAAACCAGATGACATCCCCAAGTACCCCCCTCCCACACCCCTCCTTTTCCACCCATCTCATCCCATTGCTGCCAAAATGCTGCCCTGCAGAGATGACACTTTGATTCCCTTAAAGGTTTTCAATCAAAAGGAACCTTTTTCCACTTCAAATTCCCAGTCTGACAAACATTTCGTGCACAATTTCAATCTTAAGCAAATGTAGCATACTGTTCAAAGTTTTTCTTGCAGGTCAGTGTTGTAAAATATGTCAATCGATAAAAAAATACGACTTTGGCTACTGAAACTTGTGATCTTCTCTATTTTTCTCTTATATTTTCAGTTTCAATTGTAATGCCATACTCTTGAAGGCTAAATGAGTATCACCGTGCTTTAATCAGAGAGCACCGTGACATCAACTCCACCAGGAACGCTTTATTGTTTTCTAAATCCAGTCGGACACATTTTGagtaacacagtgtgtgtgtgtgtgtgtgtgtgtgtgtgtttgtttcctatCGGACGCATGTAGTAGCGACCACAAGACAACGGGAAGagattttgaatttttttttaaagatttaacttCAAGTGGAATTTTTTTCCGTCCCTCGAGATGTCTCGGGGCTCTATTGAGATCCCTTTACGGGACACAGATGAGGTAAAAGTCTTCATTAAATTGATGTTTAGTAGCTGAGTGAAGCTCGCTGTGCTACTTGTCGCGTATGCTAACTCTGGTTAGCTTCAGCTAATGTTCAACACAACACAGCGGAACACCTGATGTAAAGTAACATCTTAGTTATACACGATAACTCCAAGGCTTCAATGCAAGTCGTTGTCGGAGCAGCACACGTAGATCTGCTGTTTATAGCAAACATTATAACTGTGCAGAGAAAGTCAGAACTAAGAGTCAGCAGTGGAGTGGCTTAATTTATACAACACattatttacataaaaacatgaagcacaAATTACTTTACAAGTCGAAAGAAAGAGATTAAATCAAGTTAGAAGACAATTCAATAATTTAGAAGgataaaactaatttaaaaaacactatAAAAACAATAGGATTAGTAATTTAATAGTTACAATAGAAGTAATTAATTCAAAGATTcaacatttgtatttgtcacatgctcatacagatgtgcagtgaaatgtaaagactgtttctgcaaggccatgcaataaacactcaaattactaatacacatatatacagtaagaaatagaatataatgtgaaatttaaaaaataattatttgaatgtacaaaatataaaatatagagtaatgtaaacagtgtaaacagtgtaaagtgtcacaCATGGTACATGAtgtttactgtgatgtttactGTCACTTTCAATTAAGCAGTTCagattaaataattatttgctgtttttgtttaaatcgcACTCCAAACCTTATCATATCTGTAgtttttaagaaagaaaagtttctgttttaactttttttgcatCTCTATGACACTGACGAGATGAAGGGAGGATGAGTGTTGTCTCGAGTTGATGCTAATTGATGACTTGAATGAATTGATTCTTGCAGGTTATTGAGCTTGACTTTGACCAGCTGCCAGAAGGAGACGAGGTCATCAGCATCCTGAAGCAGGAACATACACAGCTTCACATATGGATCGCTTTAGCGGTGAGTCAGTTGAGCTACAATAGGCAGGAGTCACATACATTACTGTTATGTTATCTTGATGAGTTAATTAATCACACTCAAGAGGTTAAACGTCGTGTTTTACACTCTTGTCTTTTCCAGCTGGAGTACTACAAGCAGGGCAAAACAGAAGATTTTGTCAAGCTTTTAGAGGCAGCTCGTATCGATGGAAACCTGGACTACAGAGACCATGAGAAGGATCAGATGACCTGTCTGGACACATTGGCAGCTTACTATGTCCAGCAAGCACgtaaggagaaaaacaaagatgccAAGAAAGAGCTCATCACGCAAGCTACGCTGCTCTATACGATGGCAGACAAGATCATCATGTATgatcaggtaaaaaaaaaaaaaaaacaaactctgacaAAGTGAGGAAACTGATGTGGCACCATAAATGACCCCAGTTAGTATAACCTTTTAATGCACTCTGCTTACTCAGAACCATCTGTTGGGAAGAGCCTGTTTCTGCCTGCTGGAAGGAGACAAGATGGACCAGGCTGACGCTCAGTTCCACTTTGTCCTCAACCAGTCCACCAACAACATCCCTGCTTTACTAGGCAAGATGATTATAAAATCAAGATCTCACATTGACCACTCTGAATGAGTCACTGAACTAATGACACTTTCTTATTCAACAGGTAAAGCCTGCATCTCCTTCAATAAGAAGGACTACAGAGGAGCTCTGGCATACTACAAAAAGGCTCTACGTACAAACCCTGGCTGCCCAGGTAAACACATCACCTGTATTATCCTCCAATCAGAACCCCGTATATCCAATTACTACTTTGACGACTATTTACTGATGCTACTTGATGTGGTCCAAACAAGTTATCAACATCCAGGTATTAAAGACCTGGCTATGATACATCTGTAAATAGCTAATGTAACGCTAACAAATACaatatggtttaaaaaaactttatccATCCAAAAATGTATCCATTCATTAATTGTTCTTTGATAATCATCAATTGTTTtgttatcaaaagaaaaaagaaaaaagccgGACACTTCTAACAAGAGCACAACGTCAGCTGTTTAAAGAGCCAGAGATAATAATCTTACAGAGTAGCGATGAGGAGAAGAGTAGCAAATCCTCAAATACTGTATGACAAACAGCATGCAGAGTTGAACTGTATATTCTTCCTAAATAAATGGTATAAATGATCAAAATTACTGCTGATCATTTTGGATGATGGATTCTTATCATTTCTTTCTTCATAATTGCCAACATTGATGCTGACACCCAAATATCTGCCACAAGGAATTATAGTGTTGGCTCTGACTCCTgcttctgttattgtttttcttacatGCAGAGATTGCTAGAGGTTAATCCTTATCTTCATTCTCTATCACTTCtatgttgttttctgtagcCGAGGTGAGGTTGGGGATGGGCCACTGTTTCGTGAAGCTCAGCAAACTGGAGAAGGCTCGTTTGGCTTTTGATCGAGCCCTGGAGCTCAATTCCAAGTGTGTAGGAGCTCTTGTCGGTCTGGCGGTTTTAGAGCTCAACAGCAAGGAAGCGGATTCCATCAAGAAAGGAGTGCAGCTCCTGTCACGGGCCTACACCATCGACCCCAGCAATCCCATGGTGCTCAACCACCTGGCCAACCACTTCTTCTTCAAAAAGGTAGTCTGGTTGTCAAATACTGACACGGCTATAAACTAGAGTGCCATGAGAGTTGAATTCACACCTTTGAGTTCTCTTTTTAAGGATTACAGTAAAGTGCAGCATCTGGCCCTCCACGCTTTCCATAACACAGAGGTCGAAGCCATGCAGGCCGAGAGCTGCTACCAGCTAGCTCGCTCATTTCATGTGCAGGTAAGACGCTACCTGATCTAGAGGCAGTGCACTTATAGTTTCCTCCTCGATTACTTCACACCGCTTACATCTGTGTTCTCGTTTACTTTGCAGGAGGACTACGACCAAGCGTTTCAGTATTACTACCAGGCCACTCAGTTCGCCTCGTCTACCTTTGTGTTGCCCTTCTTTGGCCTCGGTCAGATGTATGTGTATCGAAGAGACAAGGAGAACGCGGCACAGTGCTTCGAAAAGGTTTTAAAGGCCTATCCCAACAACTACGAGACTATGAAAATTCTGGGGTCTCTGTACGCAACATCTGACGATCAGGAGAAGAGAGACATCGCCAAAGTACGTGTCCTGATACGGACCATTTTGTCAAGTTGCAATCACACAGCTTTTCATTAAGATGTTTGCTGTTCCCACGACTATTGCAAACCTAAAATGTCTAGTCAGTAGTGATGGGTTGAACGGTCATATAAGGAGGCATACACTTTCTGTGTCTTAGGGTCATTTGAAGAAGGTGACAGAGCAGTACCCAGATGATGTGGAGGCGTGGATAGAGCTGGCTCAGATCCTGGAGCAGACTGACATTCAAGGTGCGCTGTCAGCGTACGGCACAGCCACCCGTATCCTGCAAGAGAAGGTGCAGGCTGACGTTCCCCCTGAGATCCTTAACAACCTGGGGGCTCTTCACTTCAGACTGGGCAACCTCGGAGAGGCAAAGGTAACTGTGAATAAACTCAGAAATTAAACATATTAAATACCGTAACAGCTCTGTTTGAATGATGAGGGTCACATCCTCTCTTTCCCAGAAATACTTTCTTGCATCTCTGGAGCGAGCCAAGGCTGAAGGAGAACATGACGAGCATTACTACAACGCCATTTCTGTCACCACCTCCTACAATCTGGCCCGTCTGTACGAGGCGATGTGCGAATTCCACGAAGCTGAGAAACTCTACAAAAACATCCTGAGGGAGCATCCTAACTATGTGGACTGTAAGTATGATGAATCAAGCAGAGAgaatttcttattttgttctcTTGACTTCAATGTCTTGACTTATTTCTGCAGGTTATCTGCGTCTCGGAGCGATGGCTCGTGACAAAGGAAACTTCTATGaagcttctgattggttcaaagAGGCTCTGCA
Protein-coding regions in this window:
- the LOC136178618 gene encoding inositol 1,4,5-triphosphate receptor associated 2-like, with protein sequence MSDSNDVWDSPGSGTMEVLEDNKDSSGFSEHELLDIMYNTCNTSNTGEVLASTIVQYLQTMTHQSPEQDRLAALRRLLDPDCLDPHVSREKFHVSMREWIAQCSQDSSDVDSSQVSWPNSSKVLVNELDFSVYETKAASSDSLQCSCDGKDLLGTVAELKHAHRKLSEQNSSLLRTVAQCEDINLQLNLEITELRAKLVR